The genome window CGCCATATTTCACTGTGCCGATCCTGCGCGTGATCCGCCAGCGCTTCGTATGGTTGATCCTGCTGTTCATCGGCGGCAGCATCACCGCCGAAGTGCTGCAGTTGTTTCAGAATGAACTCTCCACGGTCGTTGCACTCTCGTTCTACATCCCGCTGTTGATCGGCACCGGCGGCAACACCGGGTCGCAAACGGTCACGATGATCATCCGCGGCATGACGATCAACGACATCCGGCAAGGCGACCTGTTCCGCGTCATCCGGCGCGAGCTGGTGAGCGGGGTGATCCTCGGCTTGCTGCTCGGCGTTGTGGCGTTCCTGCGTGTGATCGTACAGGAGGGCGGCGGCAATCCACTGCCATTCGTAGTCGCTGCCGCCGTGATCGCCGTGTGCGCGTGGTCGAACGTGATTGCCGCGGTGATCCCGATGATCGCGCGCCGCTTCAAGATCGATCCGGCCCTGATCAGCGCCCCGCTGATTTCGACCACCGTCGACGCCACCGGCCTATTCATCTACATGCTGGTCGCCAAGGCGATGTTGGACGCGATCTAGGGACCAGTTGTCAGGTGTCAGATATCAGGAACCTGCCAGCACTCATCGGCCGGCCTCCGCCCCGACGTGCTCAGAGGCACAGCACGACTATTGCCGCGGGCTGTACCGGTGGTTGGAGGGCACACATTCCGCATAGGGCCATGTTCGGTTGCCGGCGTGCCGGTTGCGCGGTACGGTCATGTGCACGCGCGGCGTACCGAGCGCCGCACAGTTCCGGGAGCCTGACATCATGACATCCATCTATGAGTCCCTTTCGTGGCATGAAATTCCGGTCACGAGCCACGCCGCGGCGCGGCACATTCCGCTGGCCTACGGCGAAGTCGGCAGCGGCGGTACGCGCGTTACGCTAATCGCCGGCACCCATGGCGACGAAGGCCCGTGGTCGGCGCTGACCATGAAGATGCTGCTGCGGCATCCGATCGACCGGCTCAACGGGCGCATCCGCATCATCCCGACCGCCAACGCGCTGGCGGCCGAGGCCGACAAACGCAACTCGACCATCGACTCGCCCAACCCGATCGACCTCGACGGCGTATTCCCCGGCAACCCGAACGGATCGCATACTGACCGCCTCGCCGCGCAGATCGCGCCGCTGGTGGCCGACAGCGACGTGGTGATCGACCTGCACGGCGGCGGAAGCTGGTGCGTCAACGCGTTCGTCAAGCGCTTCGAAGGATCGGAGCAGTTGGCGGCGGATATGGGCGCGCCGTTCATCACCTACGCGCCCAACAAGCCCGGTGGACTGACGACGTACGCCCGGTCGCTCGGGATTCAGGTGGTCAATGTCGAGGTCGGTGGGCGCTCCGGCGCGGAGATGTTCTGGGCCCAGCAGATCGTGATCGGCATGGAGCGCGCGCTGCACCGCATGGGTGTGCTGTCGCTCGATGCGCCGCCCGCGCCGGCCGCGCCAGCGATAGAGTGTACGGGTACCGGTGTGCTTCGCGCGCAGGTCGGTGGGATTTTCGTTCCGACCGTGCGCGAGGAGGTCGTTGGCAAGGTGCTTCCGGCAGGGACGGAGCTGGGCAAAATCCTCGATCTGCACACGCTGGCCGAACTGCAAGTGTTCACCGCGCCGCACGCGCAAACGGCGATGCTGCTGCTGCGCCCGCAAATCTGCGTGGTCGAGGGCTCGGCGCTGATCTACGTGATCGCTCAGCCGGCATAAAGGCGCGGCGGCGCGTGGCAACAGGTTAACACCGCCAACCCCACTTTGGTGTCGTTACAACAGCACTCCTCGATGAGTATGCTGACTTCATCGTGATCGAACACAAGACGGTCGATCGCACCTAGCCGGAAGTCAGACCCTATTCATCGAGGAGCACACCATCATGTCACAGAATGCAGCTCAGAATCGCAGCCAACAGCAGATCAACGCGCCGTTTCGCGCCAAGAGCGCCGGAGTTTCGCTCGTGGTCGTGCTGATCATCGGCATCTTCTACGCCGTCAACGCGCTTGGGCTGCTGCCCAGCGATCAAGCCGTGCCGGACGGCGCGTTGACGCTGGTGATCGGTTCGATCGTGCTGATCGTCGTCGTAGAGGTCGCGCTGCAGATCGTGCTGTTCATCGGTGCGGGGAAGGTCGAGGACCGTACCGGTCGTGATGACACCATCGCCGCACAGGCGTCTCGCAATGGCAATCTGGTGTTGACGGTCGGCGTGTTCGCCACGTTCGCCAGCATGTTCGCCGGGTTTACCCCGTTCGAGATGGGCAGCACGCTGTTGGTCGCGTTCGTGCTGGCCGAGGCCGTCAGGTTCGGGTCGCAGGTGTGGTACTACAGCCGGTCGTGAATGACCGACATTCTGCGCGCGCCCCACGGATGTAACAAGTCGGCACTATAATGAGTGCTACCGAAAACGGCCGTGGGGGAGGCAGATGTGACCGAACGACACTGGTTCAAGGTGGCGGAGCGTGACGATCTTGCCGAGGGGCACGTAAGGACGGTAACCGCCGGGCACCAGCCCGTTTGCCTGACGCACTATCAGGGCGAATTCCATGCCATCGACAACCACTGCCCACATCAGGGCGGGCCGCTGGGCGAGGGATTCATCGACGAGCGCGGATACGTGATCTGCCCGTGGCACGGGTACGAGTACTCCGCTGTGGACGGTTCGCCGCCGCCCGGCTTCGACGATGCCGTCGCTGCATACCCGGTCGAGGTGCGCGACGACGGCATCTACGTCGGGGTCGAACCGCAAGCCCCGACCGATACCGTCGCGCGGCAGATGCTGGAGGTCGCCGCCGATTGGGGACTGACGCATGTCTTCGGCATGGTCGGCCACAGCAATCTGGCGGTCGCGGATGCCATCCGGGTACAGGAAGAACAGGGCCGCATGCGGTTTATCGGCGTGCGGCACGAGGGTGCGGCGGCCTTTGCGGCCAGCGGATACGCCAAGCTGACCGGCAAGCCGGCCGCCTGTCTCGGGATCGCCGGGCCGGGCTCGACCAACCTGCTCACCGGGTTGTGGGACGCCAAAGTAGACCGCGTGCCGATACTCGCGCTCAGCGGGCAGGTGCAAACGCAGGTGCTGGGCCCGGGCGCGTTTCAGGAGATCGACCTCGCCGCCGCGTTTCGCGGGGTCGCCGGGTGGAGCCAAACGGTCATCAGCAATAGGAACGCGTCCGATTTGATGGCGCTAGCGATCAAACACGCGATCGTGCACGACGACGTCGCGCATCTGATCTTCCCGGACGAGGTCGCGTTTGCGCCGGGGCTGCAACCGCGCCCCAACACGCCGCGTCAGGGACGAATCAGCACCGAAGCGATTGCCCCGCCGCAGGCGCAGGTCGACGAGGCGCTGGCGCTGCTGCGCGAGTCGAAGATCACGACGATTATCGTCGGCAAAGGCGCGCGGCCGTTTTGCGACCAGATTGTCGAGCTCGCCGAGCGAATCAACGCGCCAATCCTCACCACGTTCAAGGCCAAGGGGCTGATCCCCGATACGCACCCGCTGGCCTGCGGCGTGCTGGGGCGGAGCGGGACGCCGGTCGCCAGCACCATGATGGGCCGTGCCGACGTGCTGCTCGTGTTTGGTGCGTCGTTCTCGGTGCATACCGGCATCGCCTCGTACAAGAAGGTCATTCAGGTCGATCACGACCGCATGACACTTGGCAAGTTTCACCCGGTCGAGGTGCCGGTCTGGGGCGACATCGGCGTGACGGTCGAGCGGCTGATGTCCGGACTGGATGCGCAGACACCGACCGCCCGGCGTGACTTCATCCCGCGCGAAATCGCCGGCCACTGGACGCGCTGGCGACGCGAGAAGGCGGACCGTGCGGCAGAGTCGGATGCCGACGGCGTGACCAGCGCCTTTCTGTTCGCGCAGATGGGCGAGGTGGTGCCGCCCGGCGCCGTAATCGCTGTGGATGTCGGCAACAACACCTATTCGTTCGGGCGCTACTTCGAGACACAGGGTGGACAGGAACTGCTGATGAGCGGCTATCTCGGCAGTATCGGGTTTGCCTATCCGGCGGCGATCGGGGCGGCGGCGGCAGTGGATGGATCGCGTCCAGTGTGGGCCGTCGCCGGAGACGGCGGTTTCGGTCAATACGCGATGGAGTTCACCACGGCGGTCAAGTACGGCCTGCCGATCAAGCTTGTGCTGCTCAACAACGACGAGATCGGCAAGATCAGCAAGGAACAGCGCGGGGTGAAACTGCCTGTGTGGCAGACCAGCCTCGTCAACCCGAACTTCGCCGAGTTTGCGCGGCTGTGCGGCGGGTGGGGCAAGCGTGTGAGTCGTCACGCCGACGTGCGCGCCGGGCTTGACGAACTGGCTGAACTCGATGGCCCCGGCATTCTTGAAGTCATCACCGACGTGCTAAAAGTTTAGGGGGAGTTATGCCGAACTATGTAAACGTGCTCAAGTCTAATGAACTGGAAGACGGCAAGGGCACGACCGTATTCGTCAACGAGCGTGACATCGCGCTTTATCGCTACGAGGGCGAATTCTTCGCGCTCGACAACACGTGCCTGCACCGGCAGGGCAAGCTGGGCGACGGATGGATGAACGGCCCGAACGTGATCTGCCCGCTGCACGGGTGGGACTACGATGTGCGCACCGGTGTCAGCCGCTGGAACCCGAACGAGGTGATCGCCACCTATCCGGTGCGGGTCGACGGCGAACAAGTTCAGGTTGACGCCGATGCGGTGCCGCCCAAGCCGCGTTTTAAGAACGAATACCTCGGCCTGTGGGCGCGCCGCGACGATTCGCTCGAACACGAGATGCACGACATCCACGCCTATTCGCGCGGGTCGCACGAGATGGTCGAGCCGATGGGCAGTGAACGGCGCAACTATCCGTCGTTCGACGAGCTGTACTTCCTGCCCGGCCAGCTTGCGCGCCTGCCGCTGTTGGACGACGAGCCGGTCGACACGTCGGTCGTCATCGGCGAGAAGCGCGAGAAGCCGATCGCGCTGCGCGCGCCGATCTACGTCAGCCATATGAGCTTTGGCGCGTTGAGCAAAGAGGCGAAGATGGCGCTCGCTGAAGGCGCGTCGATGTTCGGTACGCTGATGTGCAGCGGCGAAGGCGGCATGTTGGATGAGACGCGCCGGATCGCCAAGCAATACGTGTTTGAGATGGCGTCCGGCTATTTCGGCTGGACCGAGGCCAACATCGCGCTTGCGGACGGCATCGAGATCAAGATGGGCCAGTCGGCCAAGGCCGGGCTGGGCGGCCTGCTGCCGGGCCACAAGGTGACCGCGGACATCGCAAAAGTGCGCGGGTTACAGGAAGGGCAAGAGGCGCGCAGTCCGGCGCGCTTCCGGGACATCAACTCGGTCGAGGACATGAAGGAACGCATCGCTTGGATTCGCTCGGTCAACCCGAGCATCCCGATCGGCATCAAGTTCGCCGCGAGTCGCATCGAAGCCGATCTCGCCGCCGCATGCGAGTTGGACGTGGACTGGATCACGCTGGATGGGCGCGCTGGCGGGACGGGAGCGGCAGGCAAGCACGTCAAGGACAACATCTGCGTACCGACCGTGTACGCCATTCCCCGCGCGCGTAAGTGGCTGGACGATCACG of Candidatus Flexicrinis affinis contains these proteins:
- a CDS encoding Rieske 2Fe-2S domain-containing protein, yielding MPNYVNVLKSNELEDGKGTTVFVNERDIALYRYEGEFFALDNTCLHRQGKLGDGWMNGPNVICPLHGWDYDVRTGVSRWNPNEVIATYPVRVDGEQVQVDADAVPPKPRFKNEYLGLWARRDDSLEHEMHDIHAYSRGSHEMVEPMGSERRNYPSFDELYFLPGQLARLPLLDDEPVDTSVVIGEKREKPIALRAPIYVSHMSFGALSKEAKMALAEGASMFGTLMCSGEGGMLDETRRIAKQYVFEMASGYFGWTEANIALADGIEIKMGQSAKAGLGGLLPGHKVTADIAKVRGLQEGQEARSPARFRDINSVEDMKERIAWIRSVNPSIPIGIKFAASRIEADLAAACELDVDWITLDGRAGGTGAAGKHVKDNICVPTVYAIPRARKWLDDHGVTGVKLLVTGGFRTAPDVAKAIALGADAVALATAAMMAIGCQQYRACGSNNCPVGIATQKMELRQRFDYTISAKRLNNFLEAWTAQMTDFARMCGRRKLSDLTYEDLATTNHDIATYTPVAHV
- a CDS encoding succinylglutamate desuccinylase/aspartoacylase family protein, with translation MTSIYESLSWHEIPVTSHAAARHIPLAYGEVGSGGTRVTLIAGTHGDEGPWSALTMKMLLRHPIDRLNGRIRIIPTANALAAEADKRNSTIDSPNPIDLDGVFPGNPNGSHTDRLAAQIAPLVADSDVVIDLHGGGSWCVNAFVKRFEGSEQLAADMGAPFITYAPNKPGGLTTYARSLGIQVVNVEVGGRSGAEMFWAQQIVIGMERALHRMGVLSLDAPPAPAAPAIECTGTGVLRAQVGGIFVPTVREEVVGKVLPAGTELGKILDLHTLAELQVFTAPHAQTAMLLLRPQICVVEGSALIYVIAQPA
- a CDS encoding Rieske 2Fe-2S domain-containing protein, with product MTERHWFKVAERDDLAEGHVRTVTAGHQPVCLTHYQGEFHAIDNHCPHQGGPLGEGFIDERGYVICPWHGYEYSAVDGSPPPGFDDAVAAYPVEVRDDGIYVGVEPQAPTDTVARQMLEVAADWGLTHVFGMVGHSNLAVADAIRVQEEQGRMRFIGVRHEGAAAFAASGYAKLTGKPAACLGIAGPGSTNLLTGLWDAKVDRVPILALSGQVQTQVLGPGAFQEIDLAAAFRGVAGWSQTVISNRNASDLMALAIKHAIVHDDVAHLIFPDEVAFAPGLQPRPNTPRQGRISTEAIAPPQAQVDEALALLRESKITTIIVGKGARPFCDQIVELAERINAPILTTFKAKGLIPDTHPLACGVLGRSGTPVASTMMGRADVLLVFGASFSVHTGIASYKKVIQVDHDRMTLGKFHPVEVPVWGDIGVTVERLMSGLDAQTPTARRDFIPREIAGHWTRWRREKADRAAESDADGVTSAFLFAQMGEVVPPGAVIAVDVGNNTYSFGRYFETQGGQELLMSGYLGSIGFAYPAAIGAAAAVDGSRPVWAVAGDGGFGQYAMEFTTAVKYGLPIKLVLLNNDEIGKISKEQRGVKLPVWQTSLVNPNFAEFARLCGGWGKRVSRHADVRAGLDELAELDGPGILEVITDVLKV